One stretch of Daphnia pulicaria isolate SC F1-1A chromosome 6, SC_F0-13Bv2, whole genome shotgun sequence DNA includes these proteins:
- the LOC124343434 gene encoding actin-associated protein FAM107A-like isoform X4 codes for MIPEPDYNEDDRPNYRRIYNNFNNNNINENMKERLGGGGVVMDKEGLVVPRKPPNPCIASMERRDLHRELAFHQKTGKAVLNQKSELQRALQKQREVQSRKEVEKERLSTRSALEITLEKRAQRLEELERGFTTNESKQQPMSPESNNEFLRMHAKLRGRVERTAAMP; via the exons ATGATTCCCGAACCGGACTACAATGAGGACGACAGACCAAACTACCGACGAATTtacaacaatttcaacaacaacaacatcaacgaaAATATGAAGGAACGCTTGGGCGGCGGTGGCGTCGTCATGGACAAGGAGGGCCTGGTGGTTCCACGAAAGCCCCCCAATCCTTGCATCGCCTCGATGGAACGTCGTGACCTGCACCGTGAACTCGCGTTCCACCAGAAAAC AGGAAAAGCTGTACTGAATCAGAAAAGTGAACTGCAACGAGCCTTGCAGAAACAGCGAGAAGTGCAGAGCAGGAAAGAAGTTGAAAAGGAACGTTTGTCTACGCGTTCAGCTCTGGAAATCACGCTGGAAAAGCGTGCTCAACGTCTTGAAGAG cTGGAGCGCGGTTTCACCACGAACGAGTCTAAGCAGCAGCCAATGTCACCAGAATCCAACAACGAGTTTCTGCGGATGCACGCCAAACTGCGGGGACGGGTAGAACGTACCGCAGCCATGCCTTGA
- the LOC124343434 gene encoding actin-associated protein FAM107A-like isoform X3, with product MCTMENRDKKSGRMIPEPDYNEDDRPNYRRIYNNFNNNNINENMKERLGGGGVVMDKEGLVVPRKPPNPCIASMERRDLHRELAFHQKTGKAVLNQKSELQRALQKQREVQSRKEVEKERLSTRSALEITLEKRAQRLEELERGFTTNESKQQPMSPESNNEFLRMHAKLRGRVERTAAMP from the exons ATGTGCACCATGGAGAATCGAG ATAAAAAAAGCGGCCGAATGATTCCCGAACCGGACTACAATGAGGACGACAGACCAAACTACCGACGAATTtacaacaatttcaacaacaacaacatcaacgaaAATATGAAGGAACGCTTGGGCGGCGGTGGCGTCGTCATGGACAAGGAGGGCCTGGTGGTTCCACGAAAGCCCCCCAATCCTTGCATCGCCTCGATGGAACGTCGTGACCTGCACCGTGAACTCGCGTTCCACCAGAAAAC AGGAAAAGCTGTACTGAATCAGAAAAGTGAACTGCAACGAGCCTTGCAGAAACAGCGAGAAGTGCAGAGCAGGAAAGAAGTTGAAAAGGAACGTTTGTCTACGCGTTCAGCTCTGGAAATCACGCTGGAAAAGCGTGCTCAACGTCTTGAAGAG cTGGAGCGCGGTTTCACCACGAACGAGTCTAAGCAGCAGCCAATGTCACCAGAATCCAACAACGAGTTTCTGCGGATGCACGCCAAACTGCGGGGACGGGTAGAACGTACCGCAGCCATGCCTTGA
- the LOC124343434 gene encoding actin-associated protein FAM107A-like isoform X2: MDSTFLRMEDLAVFPGLKDKKSGRMIPEPDYNEDDRPNYRRIYNNFNNNNINENMKERLGGGGVVMDKEGLVVPRKPPNPCIASMERRDLHRELAFHQKTGKAVLNQKSELQRALQKQREVQSRKEVEKERLSTRSALEITLEKRAQRLEELERGFTTNESKQQPMSPESNNEFLRMHAKLRGRVERTAAMP, encoded by the exons ATAAAAAAAGCGGCCGAATGATTCCCGAACCGGACTACAATGAGGACGACAGACCAAACTACCGACGAATTtacaacaatttcaacaacaacaacatcaacgaaAATATGAAGGAACGCTTGGGCGGCGGTGGCGTCGTCATGGACAAGGAGGGCCTGGTGGTTCCACGAAAGCCCCCCAATCCTTGCATCGCCTCGATGGAACGTCGTGACCTGCACCGTGAACTCGCGTTCCACCAGAAAAC AGGAAAAGCTGTACTGAATCAGAAAAGTGAACTGCAACGAGCCTTGCAGAAACAGCGAGAAGTGCAGAGCAGGAAAGAAGTTGAAAAGGAACGTTTGTCTACGCGTTCAGCTCTGGAAATCACGCTGGAAAAGCGTGCTCAACGTCTTGAAGAG cTGGAGCGCGGTTTCACCACGAACGAGTCTAAGCAGCAGCCAATGTCACCAGAATCCAACAACGAGTTTCTGCGGATGCACGCCAAACTGCGGGGACGGGTAGAACGTACCGCAGCCATGCCTTGA
- the LOC124343434 gene encoding actin-associated protein FAM107A-like isoform X1, translated as MWNQQQQPRKQEKDKRRSSIWQIVAFFECRKDDKKSGRMIPEPDYNEDDRPNYRRIYNNFNNNNINENMKERLGGGGVVMDKEGLVVPRKPPNPCIASMERRDLHRELAFHQKTGKAVLNQKSELQRALQKQREVQSRKEVEKERLSTRSALEITLEKRAQRLEELERGFTTNESKQQPMSPESNNEFLRMHAKLRGRVERTAAMP; from the exons ATGTggaatcagcagcagcagccacgcaAGCAGGAAAAGGACAAACGCCGAAGTTCCATTTGGCAAATTGTGGCTTTTTTCGAGTGTCGAAAAGATG ATAAAAAAAGCGGCCGAATGATTCCCGAACCGGACTACAATGAGGACGACAGACCAAACTACCGACGAATTtacaacaatttcaacaacaacaacatcaacgaaAATATGAAGGAACGCTTGGGCGGCGGTGGCGTCGTCATGGACAAGGAGGGCCTGGTGGTTCCACGAAAGCCCCCCAATCCTTGCATCGCCTCGATGGAACGTCGTGACCTGCACCGTGAACTCGCGTTCCACCAGAAAAC AGGAAAAGCTGTACTGAATCAGAAAAGTGAACTGCAACGAGCCTTGCAGAAACAGCGAGAAGTGCAGAGCAGGAAAGAAGTTGAAAAGGAACGTTTGTCTACGCGTTCAGCTCTGGAAATCACGCTGGAAAAGCGTGCTCAACGTCTTGAAGAG cTGGAGCGCGGTTTCACCACGAACGAGTCTAAGCAGCAGCCAATGTCACCAGAATCCAACAACGAGTTTCTGCGGATGCACGCCAAACTGCGGGGACGGGTAGAACGTACCGCAGCCATGCCTTGA